From the Lactobacillus johnsonii genome, the window TCAAAATTGAAATTAGTTAAAGCTATTTTGAAATTTTATGTATGGATTATTCGTGGTACACCTCTTTTACTACAATTAATTTTTATTTTTTATGGCTTACCAACTGTTGGAATTGTCTTTCCAAGATACGAGGCTGCGTTAGTCGCATTTATTATCAATTATGCTGCTTACTTTGCAGAAATCTTCCGTGGTGGACTGCAAGCAGTACCCGTCGGCCAATTTGAGGCAGCACAAGTGCTAGGTTTAAGTAGATGGCAAACAATTAATCGTATTGTGCGTCCACAAGTTGTTAAGATTGTTTTGCCTTCGATTGGTAATGAGCTGATAAACTTAGTTAAGGACTCCAGTTTGGTCTATGTAATTGGTTTAGGAGACCTTTTACGTGCCGGAAATGTTGCGACTGCAAGAGACGTGTCTTTAGTTCCACTAGTATTAGTAGGGTGCGTATATTTGGCAATGACAGCAGTTTTAACAGCTTTATTGAGAGTAGTGGAGAAGAGAAGCAATGTCTGGAAATAAAGTTTTAGAGCTCAAGAATATAAGCAAGAGCTTTGGCACGAGAAAA encodes:
- a CDS encoding amino acid ABC transporter permease, which produces MLNYIFSIMPSLFSGAWLTIEIFFWTTVVSIPLGLLVAFGLHSKLKLVKAILKFYVWIIRGTPLLLQLIFIFYGLPTVGIVFPRYEAALVAFIINYAAYFAEIFRGGLQAVPVGQFEAAQVLGLSRWQTINRIVRPQVVKIVLPSIGNELINLVKDSSLVYVIGLGDLLRAGNVATARDVSLVPLVLVGCVYLAMTAVLTALLRVVEKRSNVWK